In the Arachis stenosperma cultivar V10309 chromosome 8, arast.V10309.gnm1.PFL2, whole genome shotgun sequence genome, attttttaaatgttcTGTTAGGGTTTTTTAATGCTCTGTTAAGATTTTTTAATAGAGTTTCTACTGTCATCAAGGTTACATTGTCAACGTTAATTAAATTTCAATACAAGTCCAAATAATCTACATGGCTGAGACAACGAGGGATGAAGATCGGACAGAGGAAGACAACCGAAAAGGAGGTAGGAATGTGATTCTACTGGAAGAGGCAGACATATCAGAAGGTATTAACGCTTGCTCCAATAGTCTCTATGGCAGACTCTTTGCTTCTAAAACCTTCTCAGTTGGAAccatgaaaaatgctttaaagGCTATATAGGGAAACCCAAAAGGATTTAGCGCGAGTGACAAATAGGACAATTcctttcaattattttttaataaagaagTGGATGTCTTGCATGTTGAACGTGGTTCTCCATGGCTATTCAAAGATTATGTGCTCCATGTAAAGAGATGGAAGGAAGATCAGAACTGTGATGAAGagattattttcaaattttcagtTTGGGTTCAATTTTGGGGTTTGCCAGAATTGTTTAAAACCCTCCAAGTTGGACGTAAATTAGGAGAGAGACTGGGCACAGTGTTGGAGGTAGGTAAATTTCAGATGCGAGACAGAGAAACTAGGATTGTGAAGGCCAAAATCAATATTGATGCTGCCAGACAAGTGAGGGATCAGTTAATAGTGGCAGGACCTAATAAAAAGGAGGTAGAAGTGGCATTGCGCTATGAGAGACTTGGAAAGTTCTGTACCTATTGCGCAAAATTGGGGCACGAGGTGAAAAACTGCCATGATCTGCTGAAGGACACAGAGAGTGATATGGTAAAAAAGGATGACATTGGCGAATGGGTTAAAGCCAGCCAAGTGGAAACGCGAATCTACTCTGAAGGTGAAAGAACATTCAACAACTCAACCCAAAATCAGAATAAGACCACTCAACTTAAGAAAAAATCGGTCTTAAACTGCTTATTGGAAGAATTTGCAGGGATGTCAATGCAAGAAGGGAAACAAAGTTTGAAATCACAAGACACTAGTAACAGGGCAGCACCTAAGTCACCTCAATCAGCCAATTATAGAACAGAATGCATGGAGGTTATCATAGCTGGTCAGTCTAATGCCAAGGAGGATGAAGGACAGCTTATGTAATTCGCTATTGGGCAGTGTCTCACCATAGAGAAAGGTAGGAAGTGGAAAAGGTTAGCAAGACAAGGTGCTGGAGGGTCAGATACTAAAAGTGAATCCAAAAGAAGGTTAATGAGTGGTATAGCTGAAGGATCTACAAAGAAAGCAAGAACAGAGGATGAAAATACAGTTGAACAGATGGTGGAGGGTGCCAGCCTACAAATGGCACCCAAAGTGCCATGAGAACTATAGTTTGGAATTGTCGGGGTTTGGGGAGACCCGTGACAATTCACACCCTAAAAGGGATTTGTAAATCCCACTCCCCCGAGATTGTGTTTATAAGTGAAATAAAGAACCAATCTTGACAGGTGAAAGCAAAACTTCGGGTATGCGGCTACGAAAATTGGCATATTGTTAACCCGGCAGGAGTGGCAGGAGGACTTGTGCTAGCTTGGAAGGACAATATCAATGTTCAAATTATTAACAGTGGAGAATTCTTTGTGGCAGCCGAAATTAAGGAAGTCAGAAGCAGTGAGGTATGGGTGTTTATTGGTGTCCATTTGAGTTGTTCGGAACAAATTCGATCCTTACAATTTGAGGAGCTTACAACAATGAGTCAACACCTGGAAGGAAAAGTGGTAATAGCAGGCAATTTTAATGCTATAACAAGCCAAGCGGAAAAGGAGGGTGGAGGCCAAAAATCAGCAACCACCATTACAACATTCACTAATTTTATTGACAGTAACAAATTAGTGGATATTGGAATGGTGGAGCGCCCTTTCACGTAGACAAATCGAAGACAAGGAGAGGATTTGGTGAAGGAGAGGCTTGACCGCTATTTAGTTGGGATGGGATGGAAGCTGAAGTTTCCGAATGCAGTGGTGCACAGGCTCATAGAGTCAGGCTCGGATCATGCTCCAATCTTGATGGAAACTGAACCTCAATCCTGGCATAGTAAAAGGCGCTTTAAATACCAGGAACGTTGGTGTAGAGAAGTGGATGTCAAGAGAATTGTCAGTGAAGTGTGGAAAATAGAAGTTGTAGGCTTGGTTATGTTCTTCTTGGCCCAAAAGTTGAAAGATTGTAGACATAGACTAGTTCAATGGCAGAAAACTCACGAAGCAAACTCTCGTAAAGAAATTGAGGACCTTCAAGCTAAACTAGAGGAGTTGCAGGTGGCTGGAATCAATGGGGGAGAGGAGGTTACCATTTTGGAAGAGAAGTTGGAGCTGGCATATTTGAAAGAAGAGAGCTATTGGCGAGAAAAATCTAGAGTCAAGTGGCTAAAAGAAGGAGATCAGAACACTAGATTCTTTCACCAAAAATTTCAATCAAGGGTGCGAAGGAACAGAATTTGGAGATTAGTAGGAAGGGACAATGAGATTGCATCGAAACCGGAGGATATTGCAAAGGTAGCTGAAGACTACTTTTGCGATATTTTTACTTCTTCTTATTCGGCTGATCCGAATCCATACTTAGAG is a window encoding:
- the LOC130945725 gene encoding uncharacterized protein LOC130945725 is translated as MGWKLKFPNAVVHRLIESGSDHAPILMETEPQSWHSKRRFKYQERWCREVDVKRIVSEVWKIEVVGLVMFFLAQKLKDCRHRLVQWQKTHEANSRKEIEDLQAKLEELQVAGINGGEEVTILEEKLELAYLKEESYWREKSRVKWLKEGDQNTRFFHQKFQSRVRRNRIWRLVGRDNEIASKPEDIAKVAEDYFCDIFTSSYSADPNPYLEDLEPKVTASMNRRL